The proteins below are encoded in one region of Neorhodopirellula lusitana:
- a CDS encoding O-antigen ligase family protein, translating to MPHQDSLAQSDGLKAGRIVKGNGARWGQAPFLDASRFLLLATIWAAVWMIGGFYHLPRFLILSSLAAALLLAWLDLRHITPMLRATRWLWVIGFGVLSIGLFQLVPLPPFLASILSGTFSLRQDYASLDADAWSVISLVPWETCNWLAMTLIGVVGMFLGAALFQTPKAKLVLLGAIAICGATQVFWGIVQIVVHPEEIFWGVANEGGTTPFGTFLVRNHGADFVGMALFCALGLLHYLQNHKGSSGDSAYVVSGGWHQVLNHPGLLALGLLVVWLAVGLICSNSRGGWTSFAVAFVAAVLAWKRKGRPRQLGRIVGFLVIAIGAMLVVQAVGLLDRFEERVDDLSVDRVMADGRWELWKDSIPALLHFLPLGSGLGTYGYAILPFEPTPSRGWLPNAHQQYLEAIVEAGVPGLLLIGGFLWVAGRATVSLCQSDRTREKQALGIAGLGTLLFQALHAFTEFGLLMPANLLTACVLIGAAVASSPSGRASSSRVQRGALSGVSTKDVAPQIKSGQGTQGHSSSLVVGLLVFILGAGLAAAIWHQARCVRADRLLASTEFAPSTPSPTVATADQWIESIEDELARSPLNERLRRRLIQLQMHRAQRATYDQIRAGQIAQARPSNPIADWDRTSLESIIMQLYDDSDTGPTELQKQRIQKQIATEPSLAAAWSEFAMSLAANPVQPKTQLRMAQLAAASGRPWEKNFKNSMRLSAVDSRQTLGNGLLAWAAGDIEAMTQQWRQTLSVDLSHLELIYRLARLKLTDEAITEHLMPNNWVAPYRLALLIRRDPGTEALQELLYDRATSAALVVAMDPIPKQRALAAVAAARGDFRVAAEHYSQAVQADPKDSELRYRFALSLYHSGNASEAASQARVAMNLAPTNERYKRLFEQSKRLHHRQSTILLPAETP from the coding sequence ATGCCTCACCAAGATTCTCTCGCTCAAAGTGACGGATTGAAGGCTGGGCGTATCGTCAAGGGAAATGGGGCTCGTTGGGGCCAGGCACCGTTCTTGGATGCCTCCCGTTTCTTGCTTCTGGCGACGATCTGGGCTGCTGTTTGGATGATCGGAGGGTTCTATCACCTTCCACGTTTTTTGATTCTAAGTTCGCTGGCGGCCGCGCTGTTGCTTGCTTGGTTGGACCTTCGTCATATCACCCCGATGTTGCGTGCCACACGCTGGCTATGGGTGATTGGCTTTGGCGTGCTCTCGATCGGTCTGTTTCAGCTCGTTCCGCTGCCGCCTTTCTTGGCGTCGATACTGAGTGGCACGTTCTCGTTGCGACAGGACTACGCGTCACTTGACGCGGACGCCTGGTCGGTGATCTCGCTGGTTCCATGGGAGACGTGCAACTGGCTAGCAATGACGCTGATTGGCGTGGTTGGCATGTTTTTGGGAGCTGCTCTTTTTCAGACCCCCAAAGCAAAGTTGGTTTTGCTGGGGGCAATCGCAATTTGTGGTGCAACGCAGGTTTTCTGGGGGATTGTCCAGATTGTCGTGCATCCGGAGGAGATCTTTTGGGGTGTCGCGAATGAAGGTGGTACGACTCCTTTCGGCACGTTTTTGGTGCGGAATCACGGGGCCGATTTTGTCGGCATGGCTTTGTTTTGTGCGTTAGGATTGCTGCACTACCTGCAGAATCACAAGGGCTCTTCTGGTGATAGTGCCTATGTCGTGTCTGGCGGTTGGCATCAGGTGCTGAATCATCCAGGTTTACTTGCGTTGGGTCTGCTTGTTGTGTGGTTGGCGGTAGGGTTGATATGCAGTAACTCGCGAGGTGGCTGGACATCGTTTGCAGTAGCGTTTGTCGCCGCTGTGCTTGCCTGGAAACGCAAGGGGCGGCCCCGGCAGTTGGGCCGCATCGTCGGTTTTCTGGTCATCGCAATTGGGGCCATGCTTGTTGTGCAAGCGGTTGGGCTTTTGGATCGTTTTGAGGAACGAGTCGATGATCTCAGCGTCGATCGTGTGATGGCGGATGGGCGTTGGGAGTTGTGGAAGGATTCGATTCCAGCCTTGCTGCACTTCTTGCCCCTGGGCTCAGGCTTGGGCACCTACGGCTACGCCATCTTGCCGTTCGAGCCCACACCGAGTCGAGGTTGGCTGCCCAATGCACACCAGCAGTATCTTGAGGCAATTGTGGAGGCCGGGGTTCCTGGGCTGCTTTTGATTGGGGGCTTTTTGTGGGTTGCGGGGCGTGCGACGGTATCCCTGTGCCAGTCGGACCGCACGCGAGAGAAGCAAGCACTCGGAATTGCGGGGCTGGGTACGCTGTTATTTCAGGCTCTGCACGCGTTCACCGAATTCGGCCTCCTGATGCCAGCTAATTTGTTGACAGCGTGTGTCCTGATCGGGGCTGCGGTTGCATCGTCGCCCTCGGGACGTGCGTCAAGCTCACGTGTTCAGCGAGGTGCGTTGAGCGGAGTGTCCACGAAAGATGTCGCCCCTCAGATTAAATCGGGGCAAGGCACTCAGGGTCATTCTTCCTCTTTGGTCGTCGGGCTTCTCGTGTTCATTCTCGGTGCGGGACTCGCCGCTGCGATCTGGCATCAAGCTCGGTGTGTCAGAGCCGATCGCCTGTTGGCGTCCACCGAGTTTGCTCCCAGTACTCCGTCACCCACCGTCGCTACTGCTGACCAGTGGATTGAGTCGATTGAGGACGAGCTGGCCCGCAGCCCGCTTAATGAACGCCTACGAAGACGGTTGATCCAGCTACAGATGCATCGAGCACAGCGTGCAACCTACGACCAAATTCGAGCTGGCCAGATTGCTCAGGCACGTCCCAGTAACCCTATTGCTGATTGGGATCGCACCTCGCTGGAGTCCATCATCATGCAGCTATATGACGATAGTGATACCGGCCCAACTGAACTGCAAAAGCAACGAATTCAGAAGCAGATTGCAACTGAGCCGTCTCTCGCGGCCGCCTGGTCAGAGTTCGCTATGTCCCTTGCCGCCAACCCCGTTCAGCCTAAAACTCAATTGCGGATGGCGCAGCTCGCGGCTGCTTCTGGTCGACCTTGGGAGAAAAATTTCAAGAATTCAATGCGGCTTTCCGCCGTAGATTCGCGTCAAACTCTAGGGAATGGTTTGCTCGCATGGGCAGCCGGTGATATCGAAGCGATGACACAGCAATGGCGTCAAACGCTTTCAGTTGATCTTTCCCATTTGGAATTGATCTATCGCCTTGCCAGACTAAAGTTGACCGACGAAGCGATTACTGAACACCTGATGCCCAATAACTGGGTAGCACCTTATCGTTTAGCGCTTTTGATTCGGCGTGATCCTGGAACCGAAGCTTTGCAGGAATTGTTATATGACAGGGCTACCTCAGCCGCTTTGGTAGTAGCGATGGATCCAATTCCTAAGCAACGAGCCTTGGCGGCGGTTGCAGCAGCGAGAGGGGATTTCCGAGTCGCCGCAGAGCATTATTCACAAGCCGTACAAGCGGACCCTAAAGACTCCGAATTACGATATCGTTTTGCACTTTCGCTTTACCACTCAGGAAACGCTAGTGAAGCTGCATCTCAAGCTCGAGTCGCCATGAACTTGGCACCAACCAACGAACGCTACAAACGACTTTTCGAACAGTCCAAGCGACTGCACCACCGACAATCGACCATTCTTCTCCCCGCCGAGACGCCGTAA
- a CDS encoding GumC family protein → MNDTAAFNPAEANQETDLLDLLGILRRRKGLIALGLFLGVAAAVLYYFLTPPTFRAEMEILVGQKSGDLVKGASAGSSVEGVDTEEDVLSTHIQLMTSRRILQSAIDNHGLDQIDSVVKAVSNSGSLTPLAFIADNLEVTKGGDGVARDAHTLKATYDDPSPTDCAVVLRAIYDEYENYLGEHFEGTSTQAVDLLTQLANQTGQEVREAEAELAKQLATTNIMWDGERTRNIHKERLERIEDDLHDLTETEAETTSRLAVISDFLKSRDPQEMTDFDRLALLSEKEVSRLKLMYDVTRGDVSSEAFQAEQPIRQATAQAEYDEYLKLVMKEKKLAEKFSEGHPQVVSVREQIAMMRRFIDENSAKTKGDEIRERMNPADMLATYVGLLRNDLAGLTQQRKVLETRSAEELEKAKNLEQVEMQAESLRREMMRRQQVFEDTQRTLKELNFVRDYAGFSTDVIGDAEAQEKASWPKPLIVLAIGLFAGGLLGFGMALTADMMDTTFADPDDVQRALGAPVLAHVPRFEPLRRKRSDPPFPIDSSVRVFHQPQAPAAEVFRVLRTGLLVDARMKGHQVIQVTSPLPGDGKSTTSVNLAMAFAQTGKQTLIIDADLRKPRVGRLLHLEGDLGFADVLMGECEPTDVVQTTVNKNLFAVSAGAVPPNPSELLQSEKFSQLLNVWKDKFDFIIVDTPPVLAVSDAAIVSEEVDNILLAVRIVKNGRKAAMRAATILRQSGGEVGAILVNGYQTKDTSYGYTGSYDADAYGYGYGESHKAYYSDSKSSKTFQTI, encoded by the coding sequence ATGAACGACACCGCAGCATTTAATCCAGCGGAAGCAAATCAGGAAACAGACTTGCTAGACCTGCTCGGCATCCTCCGCCGCCGCAAAGGCCTCATCGCCCTTGGCCTGTTCCTAGGTGTCGCCGCCGCAGTTCTGTACTATTTCCTGACCCCACCCACATTCCGTGCGGAAATGGAAATCCTGGTCGGCCAAAAGTCGGGTGACTTGGTTAAAGGTGCCAGTGCGGGATCATCGGTGGAGGGGGTCGACACGGAAGAAGACGTGCTCTCAACGCATATCCAATTGATGACAAGCCGGCGGATTCTACAATCTGCAATCGACAACCATGGTCTCGACCAGATTGATAGCGTCGTCAAAGCAGTTTCTAATAGCGGTAGTCTAACTCCTCTGGCGTTCATTGCTGATAACCTGGAGGTGACCAAAGGTGGCGATGGTGTTGCGCGTGATGCTCACACCTTAAAGGCGACCTATGATGACCCTTCGCCGACAGATTGTGCCGTTGTCTTACGCGCCATTTATGATGAGTACGAAAACTACTTAGGCGAGCACTTCGAAGGAACAAGTACGCAAGCTGTCGACCTGTTAACACAGTTAGCAAATCAAACCGGTCAAGAAGTCCGCGAGGCCGAAGCCGAGCTCGCGAAGCAACTTGCGACAACCAACATCATGTGGGATGGCGAAAGAACAAGAAATATTCATAAGGAGCGACTCGAGAGAATTGAAGATGATCTTCATGATCTCACTGAAACTGAGGCAGAGACCACTTCACGCCTTGCCGTCATTAGTGATTTCCTTAAGTCACGCGATCCACAGGAAATGACCGACTTTGACCGACTTGCTTTGCTTAGCGAGAAAGAAGTCAGCCGCTTGAAATTAATGTATGACGTTACCCGCGGAGATGTGTCCAGTGAAGCGTTCCAGGCGGAGCAACCGATTCGGCAAGCAACGGCGCAGGCCGAGTACGACGAATACTTGAAGCTTGTGATGAAAGAAAAAAAACTTGCTGAAAAGTTCAGTGAGGGGCACCCACAGGTCGTTTCAGTTCGTGAGCAAATTGCGATGATGCGCCGGTTTATCGACGAAAATTCCGCGAAGACAAAAGGCGACGAGATTCGTGAGCGAATGAATCCCGCCGACATGTTGGCGACTTATGTGGGGCTGCTACGCAACGACTTGGCCGGACTGACGCAACAACGCAAAGTCCTGGAAACACGCAGCGCCGAAGAGCTCGAAAAGGCCAAGAATCTTGAGCAAGTTGAGATGCAGGCCGAGTCGCTGCGACGTGAAATGATGAGACGCCAGCAAGTCTTCGAGGATACTCAACGGACCTTGAAAGAACTGAACTTTGTTCGTGACTATGCTGGCTTTTCGACAGATGTCATTGGTGACGCCGAGGCCCAAGAAAAAGCGAGTTGGCCAAAGCCATTGATCGTTTTAGCGATCGGGCTTTTTGCGGGTGGTTTACTCGGATTTGGAATGGCGCTGACTGCCGACATGATGGACACGACTTTTGCCGATCCAGACGACGTGCAACGTGCCCTCGGTGCACCAGTTTTGGCCCACGTCCCTCGCTTTGAACCGTTGCGACGCAAACGCAGTGATCCGCCGTTTCCCATCGACAGCTCTGTGCGAGTTTTCCATCAGCCACAAGCACCTGCCGCCGAGGTGTTTCGTGTTTTGCGAACTGGCTTGTTAGTTGATGCCCGAATGAAAGGGCATCAAGTCATCCAAGTGACGTCGCCACTTCCGGGGGACGGCAAGAGCACCACAAGCGTGAACTTGGCAATGGCCTTCGCCCAAACAGGGAAGCAAACCCTCATTATCGATGCCGACCTGCGGAAGCCACGTGTCGGCCGATTACTCCATCTTGAGGGTGATCTGGGATTTGCCGATGTTCTCATGGGCGAATGCGAACCTACCGACGTGGTGCAAACAACCGTCAACAAAAATCTTTTCGCGGTCTCGGCAGGGGCGGTTCCGCCGAACCCGTCTGAACTCTTGCAGTCCGAGAAATTTTCGCAGCTCTTGAATGTATGGAAAGACAAGTTCGACTTCATTATCGTCGACACACCACCGGTACTCGCCGTGTCCGATGCTGCCATTGTCTCCGAAGAGGTTGACAATATCTTGCTTGCCGTCCGTATCGTCAAAAACGGAAGAAAAGCGGCGATGCGAGCCGCCACGATTCTCCGTCAGAGCGGTGGTGAAGTGGGTGCCATTCTGGTGAATGGCTACCAGACCAAAGACACCAGTTATGGGTACACAGGAAGCTATGACGCGGATGCTTATGGCTATGGCTACGGTGAATCGCACAAAGCGTATTACAGCGATAGCAAGTCTTCCAAGACTTTTCAAACTATTTGA